One part of the Lapillicoccus jejuensis genome encodes these proteins:
- the dnaB gene encoding replicative DNA helicase: protein MTIQELFPGASDQAPDDRLPPQDVHAEQSVLGGMLLSKDAIADCVEVLKGTDFYRPAHEVVYDAILDLYGRGEPADAITVADELTKRGELQRVGGQAFLHDLIARVPTAANAGYYAQIVVERAVLRRLVEAGTKIVQLGYATSGGDVEDIVNAAQAEVYAVADKRGGEDYVRLGDVLEPTVDEIEVASGKSGDMTGVPTGFTDLDALTNGLHPGQMIVLAARPAMGKSTLGLDIARSAAIKNNMATVVFSLEMGKTEITMRLLSAEAGIQLQHMRKGTMREEDWGRLAQTMGRVSEAPLFIDDSPNMSLMEIRAKCRRLKQRHNLKLIVIDYLQLMSSGKRVESRQQEVSEFSRAIKLLAKELEVPVIAISQLNRGAEQRTDKRPQMSDLRESGSIEQDADMVILLHRDEAYEKESERAGEADLIVAKHRNGPTDTIVVAFQGHYSRFKDMATNF from the coding sequence GTGACCATCCAGGAGCTGTTCCCGGGCGCGAGCGACCAGGCGCCCGACGACCGGCTCCCACCCCAGGACGTCCACGCCGAGCAGTCCGTGCTCGGCGGCATGCTGCTGAGCAAGGACGCCATCGCCGACTGCGTCGAGGTGCTCAAGGGCACCGACTTCTACCGGCCCGCCCACGAGGTCGTCTACGACGCGATCCTCGACCTCTACGGCCGCGGCGAGCCCGCCGACGCGATCACCGTCGCCGACGAGCTGACCAAGCGCGGCGAGCTCCAGCGGGTCGGCGGCCAGGCCTTCCTGCACGACCTCATCGCCCGCGTCCCGACCGCCGCCAACGCGGGGTACTACGCGCAGATCGTCGTCGAGCGCGCGGTCCTGCGCCGCCTCGTCGAGGCGGGCACGAAGATCGTCCAGCTGGGGTACGCGACGAGCGGCGGCGACGTCGAGGACATCGTCAACGCCGCCCAGGCCGAGGTGTACGCCGTCGCCGACAAGCGCGGCGGCGAGGACTACGTCCGCCTCGGCGACGTCCTCGAGCCGACCGTCGACGAGATCGAGGTCGCCTCCGGAAAGTCCGGCGACATGACCGGGGTGCCGACCGGGTTCACCGACCTCGACGCCCTGACCAACGGCCTGCACCCGGGGCAGATGATCGTCCTGGCGGCCCGGCCGGCGATGGGGAAATCCACGCTGGGACTCGATATCGCCCGGTCCGCGGCGATCAAGAACAACATGGCCACCGTCGTCTTCTCCCTCGAGATGGGGAAGACCGAGATCACCATGCGCCTGCTGTCGGCCGAGGCCGGCATCCAGCTCCAGCACATGCGCAAGGGGACGATGCGCGAAGAGGACTGGGGCCGGCTCGCGCAGACCATGGGGCGCGTGTCCGAGGCCCCGCTCTTCATCGACGACTCACCGAACATGTCGCTCATGGAGATCCGCGCCAAGTGCCGGCGGCTCAAGCAGCGTCACAACCTCAAGCTCATCGTCATCGACTACCTCCAGCTGATGAGCAGCGGCAAGCGCGTCGAGTCCCGCCAGCAGGAGGTCTCGGAGTTCTCCCGTGCCATCAAGCTGCTGGCCAAGGAGCTCGAGGTCCCCGTCATCGCGATCTCGCAGCTCAACCGTGGTGCCGAGCAGCGCACCGACAAGCGGCCCCAGATGTCCGATTTGAGAGAATCGGGCAGTATCGAGCAGGATGCGGACATGGTGATCCTTTTGCACCGTGATGAGGCCTACGAGAAGGAGTCGGAGCGCGCTGGCGAGGCCGACCTCATCGTGGCCAAGCACCGCAACGGCCCCACCGACACAATCGTCGTCGCCTTCCAAGGTCACTACTCGCGGTTCAAGGACATGGCGACCAACTTCTGA